One window of the Candidatus Microbacterium colombiense genome contains the following:
- a CDS encoding 5'-3' exonuclease: MTDRLMLLDTASLYFRAFYGVPDKVTAPDGSPINAARGLLDIIAKLVTLYEPTHVIACWDDDWRPQWRVDLIPSYKAHRVVEVVAAGPDVEEVPDPLEAQIPLIRQTLAAIGIPIIGIAEHEADDVIGTLATDATMPVDIVTGDRDLFQLIDDSRDVRVIYTARGMSNLEIVTDATVVAKYGVLPSQYADFATMRGDASDGLPGVAGVGEKTAATLLQAHADLTGIRAAAEAGEGMSAGVRAKVLAAAPYLDVAPTVVAVATSLPITAPGTPLHVLDPVESDAARSLAEKWNLGGSMDRAIAAVSTVAL, encoded by the coding sequence GTGACCGACCGTCTCATGCTGCTCGACACTGCCAGCCTCTACTTCCGCGCCTTCTACGGGGTGCCCGACAAGGTGACCGCGCCGGACGGGTCACCGATCAACGCGGCGCGCGGTCTGCTCGACATCATCGCCAAGCTCGTCACCCTCTACGAACCGACCCATGTGATCGCCTGTTGGGACGATGACTGGCGTCCGCAGTGGCGTGTGGACCTGATCCCGAGCTACAAGGCGCACCGCGTCGTCGAGGTCGTCGCGGCCGGTCCCGACGTCGAAGAGGTGCCGGATCCCCTCGAGGCGCAGATCCCACTCATCCGGCAGACGCTCGCAGCGATCGGCATCCCGATCATCGGCATCGCAGAGCATGAGGCCGATGACGTGATCGGCACGCTGGCGACGGATGCGACCATGCCCGTCGACATCGTCACGGGAGACCGCGACCTGTTCCAGCTGATCGATGACTCCCGCGACGTGCGCGTGATCTACACCGCTCGCGGCATGAGCAATCTCGAGATCGTCACCGATGCGACAGTCGTCGCGAAGTACGGGGTGCTCCCCTCTCAGTACGCCGACTTCGCCACGATGCGCGGCGACGCGTCCGACGGTCTTCCGGGCGTCGCCGGTGTGGGAGAGAAGACGGCAGCGACCCTGCTGCAGGCCCACGCGGATCTCACCGGCATCCGCGCAGCGGCTGAAGCCGGCGAGGGCATGAGTGCCGGCGTCAGGGCGAAGGTTCTCGCCGCCGCGCCCTACCTCGATGTCGCGCCGACCGTCGTCGCCGTGGCGACGTCTCTGCCGATCACCGCGCCGGGAACACCCCTGCATGTTCTCGATCCTGTCGAGTCCGACGCCGCACGATCCCTCGCTGAGAAGTGGAACCTCGGCGGATCCATGGACCGCGCCATCGCCGCCGTGTCGACGGTGGCTCTCTGA
- a CDS encoding PHP domain-containing protein: protein MDPVDALLEIASLLERERASRYRAKAFRQAAATLQDLPDDVRADPTRLRASRGIGESTFAVIRQAQEGRVPEYLVELRGDVEPERVSELRARLRGDLHAHTEWSDGTTPISVMAAAARALGHEYQAITDHSPRLRVARGLSAERLREQIPLVRAESGGGFTLLAGIEVDILEDGMLDQDPDLLAELDVVVVSVHSKLRMDSRQMTARMIAAVSHPRVNVLGHCTGRLVQGERGARPPSEFDAGAVFAACAENGVAVEINSRPERQDPPDELIAIALAAGCLFSIDSDAHAPGQLSLLDHGAERAERAGIPASRIVTTWGLERLLAWAE from the coding sequence ATGGACCCTGTCGACGCCCTGTTGGAGATCGCCTCGCTGCTCGAACGCGAGCGTGCGTCGCGATACCGCGCGAAGGCGTTCCGACAGGCAGCGGCGACACTGCAGGACCTGCCGGATGATGTTCGTGCCGATCCCACCCGCCTGCGGGCGAGCCGTGGCATCGGAGAATCGACCTTCGCCGTGATCCGTCAGGCGCAGGAGGGACGCGTGCCGGAGTACCTCGTCGAGCTGCGCGGAGACGTCGAACCCGAGCGGGTCTCAGAGCTTCGCGCCAGACTGCGGGGAGACCTTCACGCGCACACCGAGTGGTCGGACGGCACGACTCCGATCAGCGTGATGGCCGCGGCGGCTCGTGCGCTGGGCCACGAATACCAGGCGATCACGGATCATTCGCCTCGGCTTCGGGTCGCGCGCGGCCTCTCGGCCGAGCGCCTGCGCGAGCAGATCCCGCTCGTCCGCGCCGAGTCCGGCGGAGGCTTCACGCTCCTCGCAGGGATCGAGGTCGACATCCTCGAGGACGGGATGCTCGATCAGGATCCGGATCTGCTTGCCGAACTCGACGTGGTCGTCGTCTCCGTGCACTCGAAGCTGCGGATGGACTCCCGGCAGATGACGGCACGGATGATCGCCGCGGTGTCCCACCCGCGTGTGAACGTGCTCGGTCACTGCACGGGTCGACTGGTGCAGGGGGAGCGGGGGGCGAGGCCGCCGTCGGAATTCGATGCAGGCGCCGTGTTCGCGGCCTGCGCGGAGAACGGCGTGGCCGTCGAGATCAACTCACGGCCTGAGCGGCAGGACCCTCCGGACGAGCTCATCGCGATCGCGCTGGCGGCGGGCTGCCTGTTCTCGATCGACTCCGACGCGCATGCTCCCGGCCAGCTGTCGCTGCTCGATCATGGAGCGGAACGCGCAGAGCGGGCCGGTATCCCCGCTTCGCGTATCGTCACGACCTGGGGGCTGGAGCGACTGCTCGCCTGGGCGGAGTGA
- the trpD gene encoding anthranilate phosphoribosyltransferase: MADSLTWSDVLTSLLERRDLSVWESTWAMRQIMRGDVTEAQLGGFLIALRAKGETIDEIVGFRDAILEAAVPLPVSPDVLDIVGTGGDRVGTVNVSTTAAIIIGSTGIPVVKHGNRAASSASGSSDVLGALGLELSLNPEAVASILDRTGITFAWAGAFHPGFKHAGPVRAELGVPTVFNMLGPLCNPARAEANAVGVAQIERVPLITGVFRTRGATALVFRGDDGLDELTTTGHSRIWEVTRGDIHEHDLDPRDLGIPIAELSALLGGSPEHNAQVLRRTLQGEQGAVRDIVLLNAAAGIVAFELSQDATQVQRPILERLREGYERASAAVDDGRAAAKLDQWISVSRELASA; the protein is encoded by the coding sequence ATGGCTGATTCGCTGACCTGGTCCGACGTGCTCACCTCTCTCTTGGAGCGACGTGACCTCAGCGTCTGGGAGTCGACCTGGGCGATGCGGCAGATCATGCGCGGCGACGTCACCGAAGCGCAGCTCGGTGGGTTCCTGATCGCCCTGCGCGCGAAGGGCGAGACGATCGATGAGATCGTCGGCTTCCGCGACGCGATCCTCGAGGCTGCGGTTCCCCTTCCCGTCTCACCTGACGTGCTCGACATCGTCGGCACAGGCGGCGATCGGGTCGGCACCGTCAACGTGTCGACCACCGCCGCGATCATCATCGGCTCCACCGGCATCCCCGTCGTGAAGCACGGAAACCGGGCTGCCAGTTCGGCCTCGGGCTCGTCGGACGTACTCGGCGCTCTCGGCCTCGAGCTCTCGCTCAATCCTGAAGCGGTGGCATCGATCCTGGATCGGACGGGGATCACCTTCGCCTGGGCGGGAGCCTTCCACCCCGGTTTCAAGCACGCCGGTCCCGTTCGCGCCGAGCTCGGGGTGCCCACGGTTTTCAACATGCTCGGGCCGCTCTGCAACCCCGCACGCGCTGAAGCGAACGCCGTCGGCGTCGCTCAGATCGAGCGCGTTCCGCTCATCACGGGAGTGTTCCGCACGCGCGGAGCCACCGCGCTCGTGTTCCGCGGCGACGACGGGCTCGATGAGCTGACGACCACCGGCCACAGTCGGATCTGGGAAGTCACCCGTGGCGACATCCACGAGCACGATCTCGATCCGCGTGATCTCGGCATCCCCATCGCCGAGCTCTCCGCCCTCTTGGGGGGATCCCCCGAACACAACGCGCAGGTGCTGCGACGCACGCTGCAGGGCGAGCAGGGCGCCGTGCGCGACATCGTGCTGTTGAATGCCGCGGCAGGAATCGTCGCGTTCGAGCTCTCGCAGGATGCCACGCAGGTGCAGAGGCCGATCCTGGAGCGTCTGCGCGAGGGCTACGAGCGCGCCTCGGCCGCCGTCGACGACGGGCGGGCTGCCGCCAAGCTCGACCAGTGGATCAGCGTGAGCCGAGAGCTCGCCTCCGCCTAG
- a CDS encoding heme-copper oxidase subunit III, whose amino-acid sequence MFFAGLFAIYFTLRSTSPELWEARTELLNVPFAAVNTAILVLSSFTCQMGVFAAEDLQPYRIGKGAKNGAGRRRLFGWGMVEWFFLTFALGAIFVSGQVWEYATLVAEGMPISADSYASAFYLTTGFHALHVTGGLIAFLLVIGRAYAVKNFRHKEATSSIVVSYYWHFVDVVWIVLFFVIYFLK is encoded by the coding sequence ATGTTCTTCGCGGGACTCTTCGCGATCTACTTCACTCTCCGAAGCACCTCCCCCGAACTGTGGGAGGCCCGCACCGAACTGCTCAACGTGCCGTTCGCCGCGGTCAACACGGCGATCCTCGTGCTCTCGTCGTTCACGTGCCAGATGGGCGTGTTCGCCGCCGAAGACCTCCAGCCGTACCGCATCGGCAAGGGCGCGAAGAACGGCGCAGGCCGTCGCCGCCTGTTCGGCTGGGGCATGGTCGAGTGGTTCTTCCTCACCTTCGCCCTCGGTGCGATCTTCGTCTCCGGCCAGGTGTGGGAGTACGCCACCCTCGTCGCGGAGGGTATGCCGATCAGCGCCGACTCCTACGCTTCGGCCTTCTACCTGACGACCGGCTTCCACGCCCTCCACGTCACCGGTGGCCTCATCGCGTTCCTGCTCGTCATCGGACGCGCCTATGCAGTCAAGAACTTCCGGCACAAAGAGGCGACGTCCTCGATCGTGGTGTCCTACTACTGGCACTTCGTCGACGTCGTCTGGATCGTGCTGTTCTTCGTTATCTACTTCCTGAAATAA